One genomic segment of Pseudonocardia sp. T1-2H includes these proteins:
- a CDS encoding type III PLP-dependent enzyme, with amino-acid sequence MTGALEAFLADRTRATPYLVLDLDVVADRYTRLAAAFPEARLLYAVKACPEPAVLRLLARLGTGFDVASPAEIDLCLDAGASPGSLCHGNPVRAPGAVAAAHAAGVRRFVTDSAEDLADHLPGTSVLVRILVDDRGSATPFFGKFGAAPAEAVRLLRAAAARGLDPGLTFHVGSQQSRPEAYRDAVRVALRAAGKAGLAHPALDVGGGIPVPYRAPVPAPEEFADAVRDGISGARAAGDVDGADVLLEPGRALVAEAGVLRTTALRVSRRPGVDHRRWVYLDAGRYQGLAETEGEYIAYPLRVPGRGGASGPVVLAGPTCDGDDVLYRRTPYALPGDLRAGDHVDLLHAGAYTASYASVGFNGFPPLPVHVVGTP; translated from the coding sequence ATGACCGGCGCGCTCGAGGCCTTCCTCGCGGACCGCACCAGGGCGACGCCGTACCTCGTCCTGGACCTCGACGTCGTCGCGGACCGGTACACCCGCCTCGCCGCCGCCTTCCCCGAGGCCCGCCTGCTCTACGCCGTGAAGGCCTGCCCGGAGCCCGCCGTGCTGCGCCTGCTGGCCCGCCTGGGCACGGGCTTCGACGTCGCGAGCCCCGCGGAGATCGACCTCTGCCTGGACGCGGGCGCCTCGCCGGGCAGCCTCTGCCACGGCAACCCGGTCCGTGCCCCGGGCGCCGTCGCGGCCGCCCACGCCGCGGGCGTGCGGCGGTTCGTCACGGACTCCGCCGAGGACCTGGCGGACCACCTCCCGGGCACGTCCGTGCTGGTCCGGATCCTGGTCGACGACCGGGGCTCGGCCACGCCGTTCTTCGGCAAGTTCGGCGCCGCACCCGCCGAGGCCGTCCGGCTGCTCCGCGCCGCGGCCGCCCGCGGCCTCGACCCGGGCCTCACGTTCCACGTCGGCTCGCAGCAGTCCCGTCCGGAGGCCTACCGGGACGCGGTGCGGGTCGCCCTGCGCGCGGCGGGCAAGGCCGGGCTCGCCCATCCGGCCCTGGACGTCGGCGGTGGGATCCCCGTGCCCTACCGGGCGCCGGTGCCGGCGCCGGAGGAGTTCGCCGACGCCGTCCGGGACGGGATCTCCGGCGCCCGGGCCGCAGGGGACGTCGACGGTGCGGACGTGCTGCTCGAGCCGGGGCGCGCGCTCGTCGCCGAGGCCGGGGTCCTGCGGACGACCGCGCTGCGGGTCTCCCGCCGCCCGGGGGTCGACCATCGCCGGTGGGTCTACCTCGACGCGGGCCGCTACCAGGGTCTGGCCGAGACCGAGGGCGAGTACATCGCCTACCCGCTGCGGGTCCCCGGCCGCGGGGGCGCATCCGGCCCGGTCGTCCTCGCCGGCCCCACCTGCGACGGCGACGACGTGCTCTACCGCCGCACCCCGTACGCCCTGCCCGGCGACCTGCGCGCCGGGGACCACGTCGACCTGCTGCACGCGGGCGCCTACACCGCGAGCTACGCCTCCGTCGGCTTCAACGGCTTCCCGCCCCTGCCCGTCCATGTGGTGGGCACGCCGTAG
- a CDS encoding phosphotransferase family protein, protein MHGTLAGGSESVVAGIGPQDGPDALLKACDTDRSRRALQWQTEVLGELHDDPRIRHWAGLLPSVLGVGDIGGSYCVIETRMPGGSSVKALQDPARARVLAASAISTISEFHRCTGELRTVGDVELTAWVHGPMAHVVEAVPRAFHAEARALADELDARLRGKVVAVGWVHGDFGPVNMLAADDGQLSAIIDWCDAQREGFQVLDAVTFMELRAVQGDGQELGPLLLRWLAETPPHEFDLMRRLQRALGGDVLDPRILLVLAWLQHVAQVATKSTQSVANPVWNRRNLRIPLRGLLSLLGERETPDGHVSPGRWTHPLPDPAR, encoded by the coding sequence GTGCACGGCACCCTGGCCGGCGGTTCGGAGTCCGTCGTCGCCGGCATCGGCCCGCAGGACGGCCCGGACGCCCTGCTCAAGGCGTGCGACACGGACCGCAGCCGGCGCGCCCTGCAGTGGCAGACGGAGGTCCTCGGCGAGCTGCACGACGACCCGCGGATCCGGCACTGGGCCGGGCTGCTCCCGTCGGTGCTCGGGGTTGGCGACATCGGCGGCAGCTACTGCGTGATCGAGACCCGGATGCCCGGCGGGAGCTCGGTCAAAGCCCTGCAGGACCCCGCCCGGGCCCGGGTGCTGGCGGCCAGCGCGATCAGCACCATCAGCGAGTTCCACCGCTGCACCGGTGAGCTGCGCACGGTCGGCGACGTGGAGCTGACGGCCTGGGTGCACGGCCCGATGGCCCACGTCGTCGAGGCGGTGCCGCGCGCCTTCCACGCGGAAGCCCGCGCCCTGGCCGACGAGCTGGACGCCCGGCTCCGGGGCAAGGTCGTCGCGGTGGGCTGGGTCCACGGCGACTTCGGTCCGGTGAACATGCTCGCCGCGGACGACGGCCAGCTCTCCGCGATCATCGACTGGTGCGACGCCCAGCGCGAGGGCTTCCAGGTCCTCGACGCCGTCACGTTCATGGAGCTCCGCGCGGTGCAGGGGGACGGCCAGGAGCTGGGCCCGCTGCTGCTGCGCTGGCTGGCCGAGACTCCGCCGCACGAGTTCGACCTGATGCGCCGGCTGCAGCGGGCGCTGGGCGGGGACGTCCTGGACCCGCGGATACTGCTCGTCCTGGCCTGGTTGCAGCACGTCGCGCAGGTCGCGACGAAGAGCACGCAGAGCGTCGCGAACCCGGTGTGGAACCGGCGGAACCTGCGGATCCCGCTGCGCGGCCTGCTGTCCCTGCTGGGCGAGCGCGAAACCCCCGACGGCCATGTTTCACCCGGTCGGTGGACGCACCCTCTGCCCGACCCGGCTCGTTGA
- a CDS encoding spermidine synthase, whose product MFTCGDSADPVEAARALAAALKAGTISLEVVERGGPPRSVVEPLSPGLTRRWELGRVHADARTAYQHVLVADTTHGVTLFCDDERQSAESTQLTYHEALYLPAALLAARRERVLVIGSSEGVVSEMAVAAGATHVEHVDIDAECVRICAEHLPYGYTPASLAAAERGDGPVRLHYADGHAFVHGTDERWDVIVVDLPDERPDEPDAQINRLYAADFLAACAARLSAGGVVVCQAGSPALWRDATLRAAWARFHDVFGAGRVAYYGSDEHEWAFLVGAHRPLDAAAATAADALGGLRTRPATIDGPALRARMTPPVALRRSAERGPASLGRTGGRQLDRRPVSSD is encoded by the coding sequence GTGTTCACCTGCGGGGACTCGGCCGACCCGGTCGAGGCGGCGCGGGCGCTGGCCGCCGCGCTGAAGGCAGGGACGATCTCACTCGAGGTCGTCGAGCGCGGGGGTCCGCCCCGGTCCGTGGTCGAGCCGCTGTCGCCCGGCCTCACCCGGCGCTGGGAGCTCGGCCGGGTCCACGCCGACGCGCGGACCGCCTACCAGCACGTCCTCGTCGCGGACACGACCCACGGCGTCACCCTCTTCTGCGACGACGAGCGGCAGAGCGCCGAGAGCACGCAGCTGACCTACCACGAGGCCCTCTACCTGCCCGCCGCCCTGCTGGCCGCCCGGCGCGAGCGGGTGCTGGTCATCGGGTCGAGCGAGGGCGTCGTGTCCGAGATGGCGGTGGCGGCGGGCGCGACGCACGTGGAGCACGTGGACATCGACGCCGAGTGCGTGCGGATCTGCGCCGAGCACCTGCCCTACGGCTACACCCCGGCTTCCCTCGCGGCCGCCGAGCGCGGCGACGGCCCCGTCCGGCTGCACTACGCGGACGGCCACGCGTTCGTGCACGGGACGGACGAGCGCTGGGACGTGATCGTCGTCGACCTCCCGGACGAGCGCCCCGACGAGCCGGACGCCCAGATCAACCGGCTCTACGCCGCGGACTTCCTCGCCGCCTGTGCCGCCCGGCTCTCGGCCGGCGGCGTCGTGGTCTGCCAGGCCGGCAGCCCGGCGCTCTGGCGGGACGCGACGCTGCGCGCCGCCTGGGCGCGGTTTCACGACGTCTTCGGCGCGGGGCGGGTCGCGTACTACGGCAGCGACGAGCACGAGTGGGCGTTCCTCGTCGGTGCCCACCGACCGCTCGACGCCGCGGCGGCTACGGCTGCCGATGCGCTAGGGGGGTTGCGGACGCGCCCGGCGACGATCGACGGCCCCGCGCTGCGGGCCAGGATGACGCCGCCCGTGGCACTTCGCCGCAGCGCGGAGCGGGGACCAGCATCGTTAGGCCGTACGGGTGGTCGTCAACTCGACCGGCGGCCCGTTTCGTCCGATTGA
- a CDS encoding LLM class F420-dependent oxidoreductase produces MAVAPGRYGIWAVRDQLTPELAARIEQLGYGAIWIGSAPPDLRLAESLLGATERVVVATGIVNMWSSSASEVAASYARVAGRYPGRFLLGVGIGHPEATGEYRNPYATIVSYLDELDAGGVPVEGRVLAALGPKVLALARDRTAGAHPYLTTPQHTREAREILGAGKLLAPEQKVVLDTDVRRARALGREKVRNPYLKLSNYRRNLLRLGFTEEDLDTASDALVDALVIHGDAGAVAAGLTAHLDAGADHVCAQILVREEAEYVPALTALAASLELPAGVIS; encoded by the coding sequence ATGGCGGTGGCACCGGGGCGGTACGGGATCTGGGCGGTGCGGGACCAGCTGACCCCCGAGCTGGCGGCGCGGATCGAGCAGCTGGGGTACGGGGCGATCTGGATCGGGAGCGCGCCGCCGGACCTGCGGCTCGCCGAGTCCCTGCTCGGCGCGACCGAGCGCGTCGTGGTCGCCACCGGCATCGTCAACATGTGGAGCTCGTCCGCCTCGGAGGTCGCGGCGTCCTACGCGCGGGTCGCCGGGCGCTACCCGGGCCGGTTCCTGCTGGGCGTCGGCATCGGGCACCCGGAGGCCACGGGGGAGTACCGCAACCCCTACGCGACGATCGTCTCCTACCTCGACGAGCTCGACGCCGGTGGCGTCCCGGTCGAGGGCCGGGTGCTCGCGGCCCTCGGGCCGAAGGTCCTCGCCCTCGCCCGGGACCGCACGGCCGGGGCACACCCCTACCTGACGACCCCGCAGCACACCCGCGAGGCACGGGAGATCCTCGGCGCGGGCAAGCTGCTCGCGCCGGAACAGAAGGTCGTGCTGGACACGGACGTCCGGCGGGCGCGCGCCCTCGGCCGCGAGAAGGTGCGCAATCCGTACCTGAAGCTCTCGAACTACCGCAGGAACCTGCTGCGCCTCGGCTTCACCGAGGAGGACCTGGACACCGCCTCCGACGCCCTGGTGGACGCGCTGGTGATCCACGGGGACGCGGGCGCCGTCGCCGCCGGACTCACCGCGCACCTCGACGCCGGAGCGGACCACGTCTGCGCGCAGATCCTGGTGCGGGAGGAGGCGGAGTACGTCCCCGCCCTGACCGCCCTCGCGGCGTCCCTCGAGCTTCCGGCGGGTGTGATCAGCTGA
- a CDS encoding bifunctional 3'-5' exonuclease/DNA polymerase: protein MRDGRFRPEYVVGGVVSGRWATRGGGALQIPRAVRAAVRADPGHRLVVADASQLEPRILAAMAGDTGLARAGGHDTDLYAGLAEDLFDGDRARAKLALLSAIYGQTSGGAGVLLGTLRRRFPAAVAFVEDAARAGEEGRLVRSWLGRTSPAARPGDEQPAAARARGRFTRNFVVQATAAEWALVLLAELRSALRRAASPAELVFFQHDEVLLHCPDEVAEETAAAVRTAAATAGRRLFGDSPVRFPMDARVVDGYDEKEGPVDTAPQAELPA, encoded by the coding sequence GTGCGCGACGGCCGGTTCCGGCCCGAGTACGTCGTCGGCGGCGTCGTGTCCGGCCGCTGGGCCACCCGCGGCGGCGGAGCGCTGCAGATCCCGCGGGCCGTGCGGGCGGCCGTGCGCGCCGATCCGGGGCACCGGCTCGTCGTCGCGGACGCCAGCCAGCTCGAACCGCGGATCCTGGCCGCGATGGCCGGGGACACCGGTCTGGCCCGGGCCGGGGGCCACGACACCGACCTCTACGCGGGCCTGGCCGAGGACCTCTTCGACGGCGACCGGGCCCGCGCGAAGCTCGCCCTGCTGTCCGCGATCTACGGGCAGACGTCCGGCGGGGCCGGGGTGCTCCTCGGGACGCTGCGGCGCCGGTTCCCCGCCGCGGTGGCGTTCGTCGAGGACGCCGCGCGGGCCGGGGAGGAGGGCAGGCTCGTCCGCTCCTGGCTGGGCCGCACCTCACCGGCCGCGCGGCCCGGGGACGAGCAGCCCGCCGCCGCGCGGGCCCGCGGCCGGTTCACCCGGAACTTCGTGGTCCAGGCGACGGCGGCCGAGTGGGCGCTGGTCCTCCTCGCGGAGCTGCGCAGCGCGCTGCGCCGGGCCGCGAGTCCGGCCGAGCTGGTGTTCTTCCAGCACGACGAGGTGCTGCTGCACTGCCCGGACGAGGTCGCCGAGGAAACCGCGGCCGCCGTCCGCACCGCCGCCGCGACGGCCGGGCGCCGGCTGTTCGGGGACTCCCCCGTGCGGTTCCCGATGGACGCCCGGGTGGTCGACGGCTACGACGAGAAGGAGGGCCCGGTCGACACCGCCCCGCAGGCGGAACTGCCGGCCTGA
- a CDS encoding S-adenosylmethionine decarboxylase family protein has protein sequence MRTVLTAAGARVLQVVAERFAPQGVTVVALLAESHASLHTWPGSAPRTSTCSPAGTRPTRSRRRGRWPPR, from the coding sequence CTGCGGACGGTCCTGACCGCCGCCGGTGCTCGGGTGCTGCAGGTCGTGGCCGAGCGGTTCGCGCCGCAGGGCGTCACCGTCGTCGCGCTGCTGGCCGAGTCGCACGCCTCCCTGCACACCTGGCCGGGCTCGGCACCGCGCACGTCGACGTGTTCACCTGCGGGGACTCGGCCGACCCGGTCGAGGCGGCGCGGGCGCTGGCCGCCGCGCTGA
- a CDS encoding FUSC family protein, whose product MRVRAWAEELRTRVTGVDPGLTRLALAGVATASMVLAAGVMSAVRLLTGQAVTVVLFAAVLAMISNLAVNEPDLGRRRVTTALMLLPAAGSIALGTLLASNRIVGDVVFVAVMMAAVWIRRYGPRGFALGMAMFMPYFFTQFLQAKPAQLPWLMLAAAVGIGSTLLLRCYLFAEDPDKVLQRLLRAFRAHVHAVTTAVIDVLEAPADDRRAIEAALRDVHDRRVRLNDTALLLVDRLERRRDARADDEDTPDDPEIERLDVDVLDVELATERLAVSTRRLADDPEREGPLDPEVRRRLVAGVRGIGAATTTGTPPALREALLAGARRSVTPLTAESSGEQRDRAQRVAFAVTRLTDALDAARVAADVEVQAGHRGAPTEEPEEAAKDQDDGPDDDPADDTDGTGDRGLALTTRQAIQVGVATSLAIVVGELVSPARWYWAVVAAFVMFAGTASRGDVLARGWQRLVGTVGGVVAGMLLAFLVGGHFVVTLVLLFVCVFLALYLLRISQGLMAFWITAVLALLYGLIGQFSVETLVLRVEETAVGGALGALAGFLVLPKKTRTAFVEAFDDTVDAIDDVLCAAADAITGRPPAAPPVELAREMDDRLGTLRQRAKPLDSPLPWRRGRGGYQRAVRVLTAVDHYARALARLSDRIVAPGWAVTLDPAMDRVRANIDGLRELFDGAEDPAEVRPAEQLVDAADAWAARTDDPSLRPALLAVVRVLRRIDQIVVRLDQDLRGSRGEDELAVSPGGGSEAR is encoded by the coding sequence GTGCGCGTGCGGGCGTGGGCGGAGGAGCTCCGCACCCGGGTGACCGGGGTGGACCCCGGCTTGACCCGGTTGGCGCTGGCCGGCGTCGCGACCGCCTCTATGGTGCTCGCCGCCGGCGTGATGTCCGCGGTCCGGCTGCTCACCGGGCAGGCCGTCACGGTCGTCCTGTTCGCCGCGGTGCTGGCGATGATCAGCAACCTGGCGGTCAACGAGCCGGACCTCGGCCGCCGGCGGGTCACCACCGCGCTCATGCTGCTGCCCGCGGCCGGGTCGATCGCGCTGGGCACGCTGCTGGCCTCGAACCGGATCGTCGGGGACGTCGTGTTCGTCGCCGTCATGATGGCGGCGGTGTGGATCCGCCGCTACGGGCCGCGGGGGTTCGCCCTGGGCATGGCGATGTTCATGCCGTACTTCTTCACCCAGTTCCTGCAGGCCAAGCCGGCCCAGCTGCCGTGGCTGATGCTCGCGGCCGCGGTCGGGATCGGCTCGACGCTGCTGTTGCGGTGCTACCTGTTCGCGGAGGACCCGGACAAGGTCCTCCAGCGGCTGCTGCGGGCCTTCCGGGCGCACGTGCACGCCGTGACCACCGCGGTGATCGACGTGCTGGAGGCCCCGGCGGACGACCGGCGCGCCATCGAGGCCGCGCTGCGCGACGTCCACGACCGTCGGGTGCGGCTCAACGACACCGCGTTGCTGCTGGTCGACCGCCTGGAACGGCGCCGGGACGCCCGTGCCGACGACGAGGACACCCCCGACGACCCCGAGATCGAGCGCCTCGACGTCGACGTGCTGGACGTGGAGCTCGCCACCGAGCGCCTGGCCGTCTCGACCCGCCGCCTCGCCGACGACCCCGAACGCGAGGGCCCGCTGGACCCGGAGGTCCGCCGCCGGCTCGTCGCGGGCGTCCGCGGCATCGGCGCCGCGACGACCACCGGCACTCCCCCCGCGCTCCGCGAGGCCCTGCTCGCCGGGGCGCGGCGCAGCGTCACCCCGCTCACCGCCGAGAGCAGCGGCGAGCAGCGGGACCGCGCCCAGCGCGTCGCGTTCGCGGTGACCCGCCTCACGGACGCCCTGGACGCCGCGCGGGTCGCGGCGGACGTCGAGGTGCAGGCCGGGCACCGTGGGGCACCCACCGAGGAGCCCGAGGAGGCGGCGAAGGACCAGGACGACGGCCCGGACGACGACCCGGCCGACGACACGGACGGCACGGGCGACCGGGGCCTCGCGCTCACCACGCGCCAGGCGATCCAGGTGGGTGTCGCGACCAGCCTGGCCATCGTCGTCGGCGAGCTCGTGTCCCCGGCCCGCTGGTACTGGGCCGTCGTCGCCGCCTTCGTCATGTTCGCCGGTACGGCCAGCCGCGGCGACGTCCTCGCCCGCGGCTGGCAGCGCCTGGTCGGCACCGTCGGCGGCGTCGTCGCCGGGATGCTGCTGGCCTTCCTGGTCGGCGGGCACTTCGTCGTCACCCTCGTGCTGCTGTTCGTCTGCGTGTTCCTCGCGCTGTACCTGCTGCGGATCTCGCAGGGACTGATGGCGTTCTGGATCACCGCGGTGCTCGCGCTGCTCTACGGCCTGATCGGCCAGTTCAGCGTGGAGACCCTCGTCCTGCGGGTGGAGGAGACCGCCGTCGGCGGGGCGCTCGGCGCCCTGGCCGGGTTCCTGGTCCTGCCCAAGAAGACGCGCACGGCGTTCGTCGAGGCGTTCGACGACACGGTCGACGCGATCGACGACGTGCTGTGCGCGGCGGCGGACGCGATCACCGGCCGGCCCCCCGCGGCCCCGCCCGTCGAGCTCGCCCGGGAGATGGACGACCGGCTCGGCACCCTGCGGCAACGCGCGAAGCCGCTGGACAGCCCGCTGCCGTGGCGGCGCGGGAGGGGCGGCTACCAGCGGGCGGTCCGGGTGCTGACCGCCGTCGACCACTACGCCCGCGCGCTGGCCCGGCTCTCCGACCGCATCGTCGCGCCGGGCTGGGCGGTGACCCTGGACCCTGCGATGGACCGGGTGCGCGCGAACATCGACGGCCTCCGTGAGCTCTTCGACGGCGCCGAGGACCCGGCCGAGGTGAGGCCCGCCGAGCAGCTCGTCGACGCGGCTGACGCCTGGGCCGCACGGACGGACGATCCGTCCCTGCGGCCGGCCCTGCTCGCCGTCGTGCGGGTCCTGCGGCGGATCGACCAGATCGTCGTCCGGCTGGACCAGGACCTGCGCGGGAGCAGGGGCGAGGACGAGCTCGCGGTCAGTCCCGGGGGTGGGTCTGAGGCGCGGTGA
- a CDS encoding SGNH/GDSL hydrolase family protein, which produces MSRSARAMVRRVAARVGIVGTTALAALVTAAVAPASATTEITGPDRYVALGDSYTAGPLIPVQSGQPAGCLRSTANYPSLVARSLQAGTFVDVSCSGATTTDLTAPQNVSPGPNPPQLDALTGAEDLVTLGIGGNDIGFASIIGDCAARSPLAPFGSACKDYYTAGGTDQLAARIDGVSAKIADALDEIADRSPHARVALIGYPAILPDQGPGCFPIVPFSAGDVAYLRGVEKALNAMLEREADDAGVTYVDTYTPTIGHDICQLPGTKWVEGLVPTAPAAPVHPNAQGMKAIAATVLADLTGRAAAA; this is translated from the coding sequence GTGAGCCGTTCCGCCCGCGCCATGGTTCGTCGCGTCGCGGCCCGTGTCGGGATCGTCGGGACGACCGCGCTCGCCGCGCTCGTCACCGCCGCCGTGGCCCCGGCGAGCGCGACCACGGAGATCACCGGGCCGGACCGCTACGTCGCCCTCGGGGACTCCTACACCGCGGGGCCGCTCATCCCGGTGCAGTCCGGACAGCCCGCCGGCTGCCTCCGCTCCACGGCCAACTACCCGTCGCTGGTGGCGCGGTCGCTGCAGGCCGGAACGTTCGTCGACGTCAGCTGCAGCGGCGCCACGACCACGGACCTCACGGCCCCGCAGAACGTCTCGCCGGGCCCGAACCCGCCGCAGCTCGACGCCCTGACCGGCGCCGAGGACCTGGTGACGCTGGGGATCGGCGGCAACGACATCGGCTTCGCGTCGATCATCGGCGACTGTGCCGCCCGTTCTCCGCTCGCGCCGTTCGGGTCCGCCTGCAAGGACTACTACACCGCGGGCGGCACGGACCAGCTCGCCGCCCGCATCGACGGGGTGAGCGCGAAGATCGCGGACGCTCTCGACGAGATCGCGGACCGATCCCCGCACGCGCGCGTCGCGCTCATCGGCTACCCGGCGATCCTCCCGGACCAGGGTCCCGGCTGCTTCCCGATCGTGCCGTTCAGCGCGGGGGACGTGGCGTACCTGCGCGGCGTCGAGAAGGCCCTCAACGCCATGCTCGAGCGCGAGGCCGACGACGCCGGCGTCACCTACGTCGACACCTACACGCCCACGATCGGCCACGACATCTGCCAGCTCCCCGGCACGAAGTGGGTCGAGGGCCTGGTGCCGACCGCCCCCGCCGCGCCGGTGCACCCGAACGCACAGGGCATGAAGGCGATCGCCGCGACCGTGCTCGCGGACCTGACGGGTCGCGCCGCCGCGGCCTGA
- a CDS encoding FAD-dependent oxidoreductase, with protein MTDPLAARAHPLRRRPRVLVPAGPPQTRSAPAGTRVVVVGGGVAGISAAVVLAERGVAVTLLEAADTLGGRLGSWPHTLPDGTTQNVEHGFHAFFRHYYTWRAILRRADPLLGFLRPVDGYPVISRRWPAEDLGNLPKAPPLNLLALFARSPSLRLREIAGADAGAGFALLAHEADRTRELFDDVSATAFLARLGVSERARQMLFQAFARSFFCAEEELSAGELVAMFHYYFLGNPEGIGFDSPSEDHLTCIWEPLAAHLEAHGGQIRTGVRAESLERVDGGWRVAGVEAEHVVLALDPGNLRSLVGASPDVSSRLAEQCAGLRVAPPFAVTRLWLDRDVRPDRAVFSAVSGEPTLDSVTLYSRLERPSAEWAARTGGAVLELHSYASRAPDAATASARMRAELEALWPEVAGARVVHEYTQFGANAPAFPPGSAGTRPAVRTDTPGIRVAGDFVEVPYVSGLMERASMSGVLAANDVLAAVGAGPEEILGIPQRGLLAGLPVHRLGRLGRARV; from the coding sequence GTGACCGATCCCCTCGCCGCGCGCGCCCATCCGTTGCGCCGGCGCCCACGGGTGCTCGTCCCGGCCGGACCGCCGCAGACCCGATCGGCGCCGGCGGGGACGCGGGTCGTCGTCGTCGGGGGCGGGGTGGCCGGGATCAGCGCCGCCGTGGTGCTGGCCGAGCGCGGGGTCGCCGTGACGCTGCTGGAGGCGGCGGACACGCTGGGCGGGCGGCTCGGGTCGTGGCCGCACACCCTGCCGGACGGCACGACCCAGAACGTCGAGCACGGGTTCCACGCCTTCTTCCGGCACTACTACACGTGGCGGGCGATCCTGCGCCGCGCGGATCCGCTCCTCGGGTTCCTCCGGCCTGTCGACGGCTATCCCGTGATCTCCCGGCGCTGGCCCGCGGAGGACCTCGGGAACCTGCCCAAGGCACCCCCGCTCAACCTGCTCGCGCTGTTCGCCCGCTCCCCCAGCCTCCGGCTGCGCGAGATCGCCGGGGCGGACGCGGGCGCCGGGTTCGCCCTCCTCGCGCACGAGGCGGACCGCACCCGGGAGCTGTTCGACGACGTGAGCGCGACGGCCTTCCTGGCCCGGCTCGGCGTCTCGGAGCGGGCCCGGCAGATGCTCTTCCAGGCGTTCGCCCGCTCGTTCTTCTGCGCCGAGGAGGAGCTCTCCGCCGGTGAGCTGGTGGCGATGTTCCACTACTACTTCCTCGGCAACCCGGAGGGGATCGGCTTCGACTCGCCGTCCGAGGATCACCTGACCTGCATCTGGGAGCCCCTGGCGGCCCACCTCGAGGCGCACGGCGGGCAGATCCGGACCGGCGTCCGCGCGGAGAGCCTGGAACGGGTGGACGGCGGCTGGCGGGTGGCCGGGGTCGAGGCCGAGCACGTGGTCCTCGCCCTGGATCCGGGGAACCTCCGGTCGCTGGTCGGCGCCTCGCCGGACGTCTCCTCGCGGCTCGCAGAGCAGTGCGCCGGCCTGCGGGTGGCGCCGCCGTTCGCCGTCACCCGGCTGTGGCTGGACCGGGACGTCCGGCCGGACCGGGCGGTGTTCAGCGCGGTCAGCGGGGAGCCGACGCTGGACTCGGTGACGCTGTACTCGCGGCTCGAACGGCCCTCGGCGGAGTGGGCCGCGCGCACCGGCGGCGCGGTGCTCGAACTGCACTCCTACGCGTCGCGGGCCCCGGACGCCGCCACCGCGAGCGCCCGGATGCGCGCCGAGCTCGAGGCCCTCTGGCCCGAGGTGGCCGGGGCCCGGGTGGTGCACGAGTACACGCAGTTCGGGGCGAATGCGCCCGCGTTCCCGCCCGGCAGCGCCGGGACGCGCCCCGCGGTGCGGACGGACACGCCGGGGATCCGGGTGGCCGGGGACTTCGTCGAGGTGCCGTACGTGTCCGGGCTGATGGAGCGGGCGTCGATGTCCGGGGTGCTCGCCGCGAACGACGTCCTGGCCGCGGTCGGCGCGGGGCCGGAGGAGATCCTCGGCATCCCGCAGCGCGGCCTCCTCGCCGGTCTCCCGGTCCACCGCCTGGGTCGCCTGGGCCGGGCCCGCGTATGA